One Mya arenaria isolate MELC-2E11 chromosome 5, ASM2691426v1 genomic window carries:
- the LOC128233626 gene encoding sonic hedgehog protein-like gives MIAACSQRLVHSVAFVILLLSGLTLSCGPGPRLISQRKHKKTSPFVLKQHVPNVSEYTLGASGQPDGPIKRGDPRFQDLVENHDSNVIFRDEERDGSDRIMSKRCKDKLEALAIKVMNQWPGSPPETPPVKVRVKEAWDDNLLHGETSLHYEGRAVDVATSDRDRSKLGTLARLAVEAGFDWVEYESHGHIHCSVQSDSSAAIKNGGCFNGESTVRLSDGKTRTMAEIQVGDHVMSMRSDGVIEYSEIIAFMDRDDNGYGLFYTLHTETGESITLTAKHLVYIVNQNMSLTIDRMDAVFAESVEEGQFLLIGERDSIRLSQVTAVTVETRRGIYAPLTKHGTIVVDDIVASCYAFIDNIVIAHAAFAPMRAYHDISQFLPSYTWSVDNNDTSVATPTGMHWYANVLYTVGRTLFSKDTLYVH, from the exons ATGATCGCAGCCTGCAGCCAGCGGCTTGTTCACTCAGTGGCCTTTGTGATTCTGCTCCTTTCCGGATTAACCCTCTCGTGCGGACCCGGCCCTAGGCTTATCAGCCAACGGAAACACAAGAAAACGAGTCCCTTCGTTCTCAAGCAGCACGTGCCGAATGTCTCGGAATACACGCTCGGTGCGAGCGGTCAGCCAGACGGGCCTATCAAACGAGGGGATCCGCGCTTTCAAGATCTCGTGGAGAATCACGATAGTAACGTGATATTCCGAGATGAAGAAAGAGATGGGTCAGACAGGATCATGTCCAAG CGCTGCAAGGACAAGTTGGAGGCCCTGGCCATCAAGGTGATGAACCAATGGCCGGGCAGCCCACCGGAAACGCCGCCCGTCAAGGTGCGCGTCAAGGAAGCGTGGGACGACAACTTGCTGCACGGGGAGACGTCGTTACACTACGAGGGCCGCGCCGTGGACGTCGCTACAAGTGATAGGGACAG GTCAAAACTGGGTACACTGGCCCGGCTTGCGGTGGAAGCGGGCTTTGATTGGGTGGAATACGAATCACATGGTCACATCCACTGTTCCGTGCAGTCAG acTCCTCTGCGGCTATTAAGAATGGCGGATGTTTTAACGGAGAATCTACAGTTCGGCTTTCTGACGGAAAAACCCGAACGATGGCGGAAATACAGGTCGGAGATCACGTGATGAGCATGCGCAGTGATGGTGTCATTGAATACAgtgaaataattgcttttatGGACCGAGATGACAATGGCTATGGATTGTTCTACACTTTACACACAGAAACGGGAGAAAGTATAACGCTTACGGCAAAACATTTAGTGTACATTGTAAATCAAAACATGTCATTAACTATTGATAGGATGGACGCGGTGTTCGCGGAAAGCGTCGAAGAGGGGCAATTCTTGTTGATAGGAGAAAGAGACTCAATTAGATTATCTCAAGTGACAGCCGTTACCGTGGAAACGAGGCGAGGAATTTACGCGCCTCTTACGAAGCACGGCACTATTGTCGTGGATGACATCGTCGCCTCGTGCTACGCTTTTATAGACAATATTGTAATTGCGCATGCGGCTTTCGCGCCGATGCGGGCTTATCACGACATATCGCAATTTCTCCCTTCCTACACATGGTCAGTAGACAATAATGACACTAGTGTGGCCACGCCCACTGGGATGCACTGGTACGCTAACGTGCTGTATACGGTGGGTAGGACTCTGTTTAGCAAAGACACGTTATACGTGCATTAA